Proteins co-encoded in one Armatimonadota bacterium genomic window:
- a CDS encoding cyclic 2,3-diphosphoglycerate synthase: MRTRVVILGAAGRDFHNFNVCFRDRPEYEVVAFTATQIPNIAGRRYPPELAGPLYPEGIPIVPEEELAALLHRQTVDTVIFAYSDVSHQHVMHLASTALAAGADFTLLGPRRTALPAARPVISVGAVRTGAGKSPTTRRVVQILRSAGWRTVILRHPMPYGDLSTQVCQRFASWEDLDRHRCTLEEREEYELHLAQGTVVYAGVDYQRILPAAEQEADVIVWEGGNNDLPFVRPDIHIVVVDPHRPGHERIYHPGEANLRMADVVLISKVNTASPAALQAVRDSIAALNPTAAVVEGSLVIEVDNGEQLRGKRVLVIEDGPTLTHGEMGYGAGTLAARERGAVIVDPRPWAVGSIAEVYARYAQLGPVLPAMGYGQEQLADLAATIAAVPCDVVVCATPVDLRRVLAIARPVVRVLYRLEERPPGTLAELLLPRLAPLRSHSSPVPLAPGDEEEVSG; encoded by the coding sequence ACGTCTGCTTCCGCGACCGCCCCGAGTACGAGGTCGTCGCGTTTACGGCCACGCAGATCCCCAATATCGCCGGCCGCCGCTACCCGCCCGAGCTGGCGGGTCCCCTCTATCCGGAGGGCATCCCCATTGTCCCCGAGGAGGAGCTTGCGGCACTGCTCCACCGCCAGACAGTCGACACAGTAATCTTTGCCTATAGCGACGTTAGCCACCAGCACGTCATGCACCTAGCCTCCACCGCTCTGGCCGCGGGAGCCGACTTCACCCTTCTCGGTCCGCGGCGCACCGCTCTCCCGGCGGCCCGGCCGGTAATCTCGGTGGGCGCCGTGCGTACGGGAGCCGGGAAGAGCCCCACCACCCGCCGCGTGGTCCAGATCCTCCGCAGCGCCGGGTGGCGCACGGTCATCCTCCGACACCCTATGCCCTATGGGGACTTGAGCACCCAGGTATGCCAGCGGTTTGCCTCCTGGGAGGACCTGGACCGCCACCGTTGCACCCTGGAGGAGCGGGAGGAGTATGAACTCCACCTCGCCCAGGGGACTGTCGTCTACGCCGGGGTGGACTACCAGCGCATCCTGCCGGCGGCCGAGCAGGAGGCGGACGTGATCGTCTGGGAAGGCGGCAACAACGACCTCCCCTTCGTCCGGCCGGATATCCACATCGTGGTCGTGGATCCACACCGCCCGGGTCACGAGCGAATCTATCACCCCGGTGAGGCCAACCTGCGGATGGCTGACGTGGTGCTGATCAGTAAGGTGAACACCGCCTCTCCCGCGGCTCTGCAGGCAGTGCGCGATTCCATCGCCGCCCTCAACCCCACGGCTGCCGTGGTGGAAGGCTCTCTGGTCATCGAGGTGGACAATGGCGAGCAGCTGCGCGGGAAGCGGGTGTTGGTCATTGAGGATGGCCCCACGCTGACGCACGGGGAGATGGGCTATGGCGCGGGGACGCTGGCGGCTCGCGAGCGCGGGGCGGTCATCGTCGACCCCCGCCCGTGGGCGGTGGGTTCCATCGCAGAGGTGTACGCTCGCTACGCCCAGCTGGGGCCGGTGCTGCCGGCCATGGGCTATGGCCAGGAGCAGCTGGCGGACCTGGCTGCGACCATCGCCGCCGTCCCCTGCGACGTCGTGGTCTGCGCTACCCCTGTGGATCTGCGCCGCGTTCTTGCCATCGCCCGCCCGGTGGTCCGCGTGCTCTACCGGCTGGAAGAGCGGCCCCCGGGAACGCTGGCCGAGCTGCTCCTGCCGCGTCTGGCTCCCCTTCGGTCGCACAGT